A region of Deinococcus rubellus DNA encodes the following proteins:
- the rny gene encoding ribonuclease Y has product MTVLFVILALLVGLVGGYVTGFPRGRQQRQVLEDSAVKEAQLQAEQIRVAVQAEAGRVRQDAEAEAARSRQDAERQRSDASKLVQDASERAAQMVLQATSQRDQLIQDAARERESLKTERADTRREREDLGREIERLNRRAEQLDARGDKLDQLEERLEHHQERLTADESQLHDRLRQADLKLYEVAGLSAEQAREQILSHLDAELEEEKAIRVKAMIERASGEAKRTARHVIAQAIQRSASETSAAMSVSVVPIPSDAMKGRIIGREGRNIRAFESLTGVDLIIDDTPEAVILSSFNPVRREVAKHVLEGLVQDGRIHPTRIEEMVHKAQDEMKSFIHTQGEEAAIEAGVLGLKPGIMQLLGRMYFRTSYGQNVLKHSVQVAHLTGIMASELGLDASLARRAGLMHDVGKSIDREIEGTHVEIGINLGRRFSEPPEVIDAIAHHHDPENGETLYSVLVAAADAISAARPGARREELESYIKRLEALEQIAVSFPGVSSAYAIQAGREVRVIVSPERVSDAQATLLAREIAGRVEQDMEYPGQVQVTVVRELRATGVAK; this is encoded by the coding sequence ATGACCGTGTTGTTTGTCATCCTGGCGCTCCTGGTGGGTTTGGTCGGCGGCTACGTCACTGGATTTCCGCGTGGTCGGCAGCAGCGTCAGGTGCTCGAAGACAGCGCCGTGAAGGAAGCTCAGCTTCAGGCCGAGCAGATTCGTGTGGCGGTTCAGGCCGAGGCGGGGCGCGTGCGCCAGGACGCCGAGGCCGAGGCCGCCCGCAGCCGCCAGGACGCCGAGCGTCAGCGCAGCGACGCCAGCAAACTTGTTCAGGACGCTTCCGAGCGCGCCGCCCAGATGGTCTTGCAGGCCACCAGTCAGCGCGACCAGCTTATTCAGGACGCCGCGCGTGAGCGCGAGAGCCTCAAGACCGAGCGGGCCGACACCCGCCGTGAGCGCGAGGATCTGGGGCGCGAGATCGAGCGCCTCAATCGCCGCGCCGAGCAACTCGACGCACGCGGCGACAAGCTCGATCAGCTCGAAGAACGCCTGGAGCACCACCAGGAACGCCTCACCGCCGACGAAAGCCAGCTTCACGACAGGCTCCGGCAGGCTGACCTCAAGCTCTACGAGGTGGCAGGCCTCAGCGCCGAGCAGGCCAGAGAGCAGATCCTCTCTCACCTCGACGCCGAACTCGAGGAGGAAAAGGCCATCCGGGTCAAGGCCATGATCGAGCGGGCCAGTGGCGAGGCCAAGCGCACCGCCCGCCACGTGATCGCCCAGGCGATCCAGCGCAGCGCCTCGGAGACGTCGGCGGCCATGAGCGTCAGTGTGGTGCCGATTCCGAGCGACGCGATGAAAGGCCGCATCATCGGGCGCGAGGGCCGCAACATCCGCGCCTTCGAGTCGCTGACCGGGGTGGACCTGATCATCGACGACACCCCCGAGGCGGTGATTCTCAGCTCATTCAACCCGGTGCGGCGCGAGGTCGCCAAGCATGTTCTGGAGGGACTGGTACAGGACGGGCGCATTCACCCCACCCGCATCGAGGAAATGGTCCACAAAGCCCAGGACGAGATGAAGTCGTTCATTCACACCCAGGGCGAGGAGGCGGCCATCGAGGCGGGTGTGCTGGGCCTCAAACCCGGCATCATGCAGCTGCTGGGGCGGATGTACTTTCGCACCAGCTACGGCCAGAACGTGCTCAAGCACTCGGTGCAGGTGGCCCACCTGACCGGCATCATGGCCAGTGAGCTGGGCCTGGACGCCTCACTCGCCCGCCGCGCCGGGCTGATGCACGACGTGGGCAAGAGCATCGACCGCGAGATCGAAGGCACCCACGTCGAGATCGGCATCAACCTGGGTCGCCGCTTTTCTGAGCCGCCCGAGGTCATCGACGCGATTGCCCACCACCACGACCCGGAAAACGGTGAGACACTCTACTCAGTGCTGGTGGCCGCCGCCGACGCCATCAGTGCGGCCCGGCCAGGAGCCAGGCGCGAGGAGCTGGAGAGTTACATCAAGCGGCTCGAAGCCCTGGAGCAGATCGCGGTGTCGTTTCCCGGTGTCAGCTCGGCCTACGCCATCCAGGCCGGGCGCGAGGTGCGGGTCATCGTGTCCCCCGAGCGGGTCAGCGACGCCCAGGCCACCCTGCTGGCCCGCGAGATCGCCGGGCGGGTCGAGCAGGATATGGAATATCCCGGCCAGGTGCAGGTGACGGTGGTGCGCGAGCTGCGGGCCACCGGCGTCGCCAAGTAA
- a CDS encoding S41 family peptidase: protein MKRLLLLALALSLTPPAFSQTPSPLLESAAKRVGTSSSSPAVSTPSSTALHSPAQDIFDEVNELIQDQYGGLSTVDRSALTRDYQARLTAVCATDPASCAAEKAFPVVSAEVTALGDDHTFFQDPSDYQDFITSATGGNRLQFGVRLATLDGESRLVLDVIPGSASEEAGLKRGDVLRTIDGQPYSYAALKTAKEAGKPIALGLERLGTPVTVTLASRESSSRDLPRLSFLNAPDGQPGKVALLRIPTFLSGGSVAQTVHDEVRSAQAQNASGMIVDLRGNTGGDLSECDGAASAFVPMFTRLSKMAQGSSRTVVRGGARLDDGRIRSSVQSPALWTGPLTVMVDGGSASCSEFFAYELQYAKRATIIGEATAGVGNTATRVFPLDSGAALQLTILNYAKPDGTPYPVRIKPDVSATTDLNALSKGNDTLLTAAALTLKTAPVLGNGDAQRSVN, encoded by the coding sequence ATGAAACGCCTGCTGCTGCTCGCCCTGGCCCTGAGCCTGACGCCCCCGGCTTTCTCGCAGACCCCCTCACCGCTGCTGGAGTCGGCGGCCAAGCGCGTGGGCACCAGTTCCAGTTCGCCCGCTGTCAGTACCCCGAGCAGCACGGCCCTCCACTCGCCTGCTCAGGACATCTTCGACGAGGTCAACGAGCTGATTCAGGACCAGTACGGCGGCCTCAGCACGGTGGACCGCTCGGCGCTGACCAGGGACTATCAGGCTCGGCTGACGGCGGTGTGCGCCACCGACCCGGCCAGTTGCGCCGCCGAGAAGGCGTTCCCGGTGGTGTCGGCGGAAGTCACCGCGCTGGGCGACGACCACACCTTCTTTCAGGATCCGAGCGACTACCAGGATTTCATCACCAGCGCGACCGGCGGCAACCGGTTGCAGTTTGGTGTGCGGCTGGCGACCCTGGACGGCGAGAGCCGCCTGGTGCTCGACGTGATTCCCGGCAGCGCCAGCGAGGAAGCGGGCCTGAAGCGCGGCGATGTGCTGCGGACCATTGACGGCCAGCCCTACAGCTACGCCGCCCTCAAGACCGCCAAGGAGGCTGGGAAGCCCATCGCCCTGGGTCTGGAACGGCTCGGCACGCCGGTCACGGTGACGCTGGCCTCGCGCGAGAGCAGTTCACGCGACCTGCCGCGCCTGAGCTTCCTGAATGCGCCGGACGGTCAGCCCGGCAAGGTCGCCCTGCTGAGAATCCCCACCTTTCTGTCGGGCGGCAGTGTGGCCCAGACGGTGCACGATGAGGTGCGCTCGGCCCAGGCCCAGAACGCTTCGGGCATGATCGTGGATCTGCGCGGCAACACCGGGGGCGATCTCAGCGAGTGTGACGGTGCGGCCAGCGCCTTCGTGCCGATGTTCACCCGCCTCTCGAAGATGGCCCAGGGATCGAGCCGCACAGTGGTGCGCGGTGGCGCGCGGCTCGACGACGGGCGCATTCGCAGCAGCGTGCAGAGTCCGGCGCTGTGGACCGGCCCGCTCACCGTGATGGTGGACGGCGGCAGCGCCTCGTGCAGCGAATTCTTTGCCTACGAACTTCAGTACGCCAAGCGCGCCACCATCATCGGCGAGGCGACGGCGGGTGTGGGGAACACCGCCACCCGCGTCTTCCCGCTCGACAGCGGCGCGGCCCTGCAACTGACCATCCTCAACTACGCCAAGCCCGACGGCACGCCCTACCCGGTGCGGATCAAACCTGATGTCAGCGCCACCACCGACCTCAACGCGCTGAGCAAGGGCAACGACACCCTGCTGACTGCCGCCGCCCTGACCCTCAAGACGGCCCCGGTCCTGGGCAACGGCGACGCGCAGCGCAGCGTCAACTGA
- a CDS encoding ABC transporter permease: MTTILPTSTPEQTPGRFKSFFSSRPVVKLRRNKLAVVGLIMTFIFLMVAVFAPLIAAPSQAAGGNCLRDLGITRTSQIYNPAGGAFWKALFTAPDSCYHTERESFSPIPTPPGSGAYFGTSQGYDIFYGMIWGTRVMMKLGLVIVAITLLTGIVVGAISGYYGGWIDNLIQRFIDVMLSLPSLVLTIVLLTVLGPSISSIILAFCLTGWTQYARIVRGDILRTRNLEFVDAARSLGARDFRLIFKHVLPNSVASVLTIAILDLGTIPLSIAALSFLGIGLPVGYTDWGQFMSFARAWMDNQYWYVTVLPATFIILFSLGWNLFGDAVRDAFDPRTR, encoded by the coding sequence GTGACCACAATCCTCCCCACGTCCACCCCCGAACAAACGCCGGGACGCTTCAAGTCCTTTTTCTCATCGCGCCCGGTGGTCAAGCTGCGGCGCAACAAGCTGGCCGTCGTTGGCCTGATCATGACCTTCATCTTTCTGATGGTGGCTGTGTTTGCGCCGCTGATCGCCGCGCCCAGTCAGGCGGCGGGCGGTAACTGCCTGCGCGACCTGGGCATCACCCGGACCAGCCAGATCTACAACCCGGCGGGCGGGGCCTTCTGGAAAGCGCTGTTCACCGCCCCCGACAGCTGTTACCACACCGAGCGTGAGAGCTTCTCGCCGATTCCCACCCCGCCGGGAAGCGGAGCGTATTTCGGCACCTCGCAGGGCTACGACATCTTCTACGGCATGATCTGGGGCACCCGCGTCATGATGAAGCTGGGATTGGTCATCGTGGCAATCACCCTGCTCACCGGCATCGTCGTCGGGGCGATCAGCGGCTACTACGGCGGCTGGATCGACAACCTGATTCAGCGTTTCATCGACGTGATGCTCTCGCTGCCGAGCCTGGTGCTGACCATCGTGCTGCTGACTGTGCTGGGGCCGAGCATCAGCAGCATCATCCTGGCCTTTTGCCTGACCGGCTGGACCCAGTACGCCCGCATCGTGCGCGGCGACATTCTCAGAACCCGCAATCTGGAATTCGTGGACGCCGCCCGCAGCCTGGGCGCACGCGACTTCCGGCTGATCTTCAAGCACGTGCTGCCCAACTCGGTGGCCTCGGTGCTCACCATCGCCATTCTCGACCTCGGCACCATTCCGCTGAGCATCGCCGCGCTCTCCTTCCTGGGCATCGGCCTGCCGGTGGGCTACACCGACTGGGGCCAGTTCATGAGCTTTGCCCGCGCTTGGATGGACAACCAGTACTGGTACGTGACAGTGTTGCCTGCCACCTTCATCATTCTGTTCAGCCTCGGCTGGAACCTCTTCGGTGACGCGGTGCGCGACGCCTTCGATCCGCGCACCCGCTGA
- a CDS encoding ABC transporter permease: MLNFIIRRIAQIPLVMLALSLLLFVIIFQLTPAQRAAGYIRSEQQAAQLDNIIRQRGLDKPFPIQYGKWLASTVQGDLGFSRTSSKPVLDTIEERLPSTIELSLYAGIPIVLLGIWLGTLSALNKDRFVDQFLRVFAVLGTSLPSFVLGIVLLKFLYGSLGWLPGPGQVDVINQFAVLDPTFRHYTGMLSVDAMLNGRWAVAGDVLRHLVMPVLTLVIIFSANILKVMRAQMLETLTSDYVRTARAKGLGSKAVNLKHARRNALLPIVTLTGFTAINLLAGAIITETIFAYPGVGQWVGSAAQNLDVPAVMGFALLSAIIVVGISTLTDLFYGVVDPRVRFD; encoded by the coding sequence ATGCTTAACTTCATCATCCGGCGCATTGCCCAGATTCCTCTGGTGATGCTGGCCCTCTCACTGCTGCTGTTTGTCATCATCTTTCAGCTCACGCCCGCCCAGCGTGCCGCCGGGTACATCCGCAGCGAGCAGCAGGCCGCCCAGCTCGACAACATCATCCGCCAGCGCGGCCTGGATAAGCCCTTTCCGATTCAGTACGGCAAGTGGCTGGCCTCCACCGTGCAGGGCGATCTGGGCTTCTCGCGCACCAGCAGCAAACCGGTGCTGGACACCATCGAGGAGCGGCTGCCCAGCACCATCGAACTGTCTCTGTATGCGGGCATTCCCATCGTGTTGCTGGGCATCTGGCTGGGCACCCTGTCGGCGCTCAACAAAGACAGGTTCGTGGACCAGTTTCTGAGGGTCTTCGCGGTGCTGGGCACCAGCTTGCCGAGTTTTGTGCTGGGCATCGTGCTGCTCAAGTTCCTTTACGGCTCGCTCGGCTGGCTGCCGGGACCGGGCCAGGTGGATGTGATCAACCAGTTCGCGGTGCTCGACCCCACCTTCAGGCACTACACCGGGATGCTCAGCGTTGACGCCATGCTCAATGGCCGCTGGGCGGTGGCCGGAGATGTGCTGCGCCACCTAGTGATGCCGGTACTGACCCTGGTGATCATCTTCAGCGCCAACATCCTCAAGGTGATGCGCGCCCAGATGCTCGAAACGCTGACCAGCGACTACGTGCGGACCGCCCGCGCCAAGGGCCTGGGCAGCAAGGCAGTTAACCTCAAGCACGCCCGGCGCAACGCCCTCTTGCCCATCGTCACGCTGACCGGCTTCACCGCCATCAATCTGCTGGCGGGGGCGATCATCACTGAAACCATCTTCGCCTACCCCGGTGTGGGGCAGTGGGTCGGCAGCGCAGCGCAGAACCTCGACGTCCCGGCGGTCATGGGCTTTGCGCTGCTCTCGGCCATTATCGTGGTGGGCATCAGCACCCTCACTGATCTTTTCTACGGGGTGGTGGACCCGCGTGTGCGTTTCGATTGA
- a CDS encoding ABC transporter substrate-binding protein, whose product MKPKHVTLLTALLLGSAALAATPKDTLVIQQASDTPTLDPTANYDTASSNMVENIYETLWTYKGNSLRAFTPLLATAVPSFTNGGKTLTVSLRKNVKFQSGNAFTCADAQYTFERNLVTNSAESGNWFLAEALTGTQANANDDKSVTWDKISKSVQCNAQGQLVFTLPKADPAFLAKLAFSGQSILDKQWAIKQGEWDGTEKTWKDWVGKDLQGSNLSKNPSGTGAYQLVSRDANAMLFKAFAGYWGKKPAIQNVIVQKIPELAARQQAFLRGDADLIEAGSRANIEEQLKGKPGVVVVDNLPNVAATGIFMNENIKTVDALGSGKLDGNGIPANFFSDANLRRGFAYSFNYAQYIQDVQQGKGKQRTMLLPDSFPGYDAKVKTYSYDAAKAKSYFQKAWGGDVWKNGFILNADYRAGSVAAQTAMEILKKNVEALNPKFKVNLKQKQWSDMLNDSKQGKEPMLIIGWAPDYADPDNFMYTFYSSKGYYFPRSNWKDAAVDKWLDQARATVNTAERNKLYSQVANRAYEQAPYLLVPAGVNLFAVRDNLVGATAANYNPMLGSSSLFNGSAWKDLSKK is encoded by the coding sequence ATGAAACCCAAACACGTTACCTTACTTACCGCCCTGCTGCTCGGCTCCGCCGCCCTCGCGGCCACGCCCAAGGATACGCTGGTCATTCAGCAGGCCAGCGACACGCCGACGCTCGATCCGACGGCCAACTACGACACCGCCAGCAGCAACATGGTCGAGAACATCTACGAGACGCTGTGGACTTACAAGGGCAATAGCCTGCGCGCCTTCACGCCGCTGCTGGCCACCGCTGTCCCGAGCTTCACCAACGGCGGCAAGACCCTGACGGTCAGTCTGCGTAAGAACGTCAAGTTCCAGTCCGGCAACGCGTTTACCTGCGCTGATGCCCAGTACACCTTCGAGCGCAATCTGGTGACCAACAGCGCCGAATCCGGCAACTGGTTTCTGGCTGAAGCCCTGACTGGCACCCAGGCCAATGCCAACGACGACAAGTCCGTGACCTGGGACAAGATCAGCAAGTCCGTGCAGTGCAACGCCCAGGGCCAACTGGTCTTCACGCTGCCCAAGGCCGACCCGGCGTTCCTGGCCAAGCTGGCCTTCTCGGGCCAGAGCATCCTGGATAAGCAGTGGGCCATCAAGCAGGGCGAGTGGGACGGCACCGAGAAAACCTGGAAGGACTGGGTCGGCAAAGACTTGCAGGGCAGCAACCTCTCCAAGAACCCCAGCGGCACCGGCGCTTACCAGCTCGTCAGCCGCGACGCCAACGCCATGCTGTTCAAGGCGTTCGCCGGATACTGGGGCAAAAAGCCCGCCATCCAGAACGTGATCGTGCAGAAGATTCCTGAGCTGGCGGCCCGCCAGCAGGCCTTCCTGCGCGGCGACGCCGACCTGATCGAGGCTGGCAGCCGCGCCAATATCGAGGAGCAGCTCAAGGGCAAGCCCGGCGTGGTCGTTGTGGACAACCTGCCGAACGTCGCCGCGACGGGCATCTTCATGAACGAGAATATCAAGACTGTGGACGCGCTGGGCAGCGGCAAGCTCGACGGCAACGGCATTCCCGCCAATTTCTTCAGCGACGCCAACCTGCGCCGGGGCTTTGCCTACTCGTTCAACTATGCCCAGTACATTCAGGACGTGCAGCAGGGCAAGGGCAAGCAGCGCACCATGCTGCTCCCCGATTCGTTCCCTGGCTACGACGCCAAGGTCAAGACCTACAGCTACGACGCGGCCAAGGCCAAGAGCTACTTCCAGAAAGCCTGGGGCGGCGACGTCTGGAAAAACGGCTTTATCCTGAACGCCGACTACCGCGCGGGCAGTGTGGCGGCCCAGACGGCCATGGAAATCCTCAAGAAGAACGTGGAGGCCCTGAACCCCAAGTTCAAGGTCAATCTCAAGCAAAAGCAGTGGTCGGACATGCTCAATGACTCCAAGCAGGGCAAGGAGCCGATGCTCATTATCGGCTGGGCACCCGACTACGCCGATCCTGACAACTTCATGTATACCTTCTACTCCAGTAAAGGCTACTACTTCCCGCGCAGCAACTGGAAGGACGCCGCCGTGGACAAGTGGCTCGATCAGGCCCGCGCCACTGTCAACACTGCCGAGCGCAACAAGCTCTACTCGCAGGTCGCCAACCGCGCCTACGAGCAGGCCCCCTACCTGCTGGTTCCGGCGGGTGTGAACCTCTTCGCCGTGCGCGATAACCTGGTCGGCGCGACGGCGGCCAACTACAACCCGATGCTCGGATCGAGCAGCCTGTTTAACGGCAGCGCCTGGAAAGACCTCAGTAAGAAGTAA
- a CDS encoding D-alanine--D-alanine ligase family protein has translation MSARSVLAALPAGHFDVTPLVIDAGGRWLGQGETSRVLGRGETPERPSSNELRPYEVAGYDVVWPLLHGPHGEDGTVQGLLTLTGAAYVGSGVLGSAASMDKVMTKQVLESAGVPQVAYRLITRHAWTADPESALREAKALGFPQFVKPANLGSSVGVSRVAHAGELSAALALAFSLDRRVIVEAAAAHKPRELEVGVLGNDAPQASPVGELRFEGLIYDYDTKYTEGRASMHIPAPVPSEVATRVRELALVAFKALDCAGLARIDFFYVEETGELLLNEVNTMPGFTATSMYPRLWEAAGLSYPDLVTRLVELAQEER, from the coding sequence ATGAGTGCCCGCAGTGTGCTGGCCGCTCTGCCTGCCGGGCACTTCGACGTGACGCCGCTGGTGATCGACGCGGGGGGCCGCTGGCTGGGCCAGGGCGAGACTTCGCGGGTGCTGGGCCGGGGCGAGACGCCGGAGCGACCGAGTTCTAATGAACTGCGGCCCTACGAGGTGGCGGGCTACGACGTGGTGTGGCCGCTGCTGCACGGCCCGCACGGTGAGGACGGCACGGTGCAGGGTTTACTGACGCTGACCGGCGCGGCCTATGTGGGGTCGGGGGTGCTGGGGAGTGCCGCCAGCATGGACAAGGTGATGACCAAGCAGGTGCTGGAAAGTGCGGGCGTGCCGCAGGTGGCCTACCGCCTGATCACCCGCCACGCCTGGACGGCGGACCCCGAGTCGGCCCTGAGGGAAGCGAAGGCGCTGGGCTTTCCGCAGTTCGTCAAGCCCGCCAACCTGGGAAGCTCGGTGGGCGTCAGCCGGGTGGCCCACGCGGGCGAGCTGAGCGCCGCCCTGGCGCTGGCCTTCTCACTGGACCGCCGGGTGATCGTGGAGGCCGCCGCCGCCCACAAACCGCGCGAACTGGAAGTCGGGGTGCTGGGCAACGACGCGCCCCAGGCAAGTCCAGTGGGCGAGCTGAGGTTCGAGGGCCTGATCTACGATTACGACACCAAGTACACCGAGGGCCGCGCCAGCATGCATATCCCCGCACCGGTGCCCTCCGAGGTGGCCACGCGGGTGCGCGAACTGGCTCTCGTCGCCTTCAAGGCGCTCGACTGCGCCGGGCTGGCCCGCATCGACTTCTTTTACGTCGAGGAAACCGGCGAACTGCTGCTCAACGAGGTCAATACCATGCCGGGCTTTACCGCCACCAGCATGTATCCCAGGCTGTGGGAAGCGGCGGGGCTGAGCTATCCCGACCTGGTGACGCGCTTGGTGGAGCTGGCGCAGGAAGAGCGTTAG
- a CDS encoding peptidoglycan DD-metalloendopeptidase family protein: MPAAHPTSPVRRWAAGLLTLGLLAGSLVMAQQPSQQPAQSKPTPAKAVPAKPVQSKPAAVKPTSPKPVQPKLTSTSSAQSSSGQSSSGLASPAQLSPPPPPTSVPDPYNLGLSTTSQKLQQLQQQLSSQQQLSTAQLAQLTTLRQNIASLSAQQKDVLGQIDTLENRIAALQNQKLKLEQSIRGALADLEQTRGQVARTSERVTRLQADVRQLLELLYRERSGQYLRLINQASSLSDLVIRSRYANMGGEHNVAVIEDLRTQRRSLQTQQAQQSAQTAQLQDLRSQQLAQLARLRDARSRQQALVARLEKTQAGKQALALQTQAQQALTAQSINDLVGGIVSERSRIEAERRQRIEAERVRRAEELRRILEAQARARQEAARLAALREAQRQEALRQAALQRAQAQAAAAAQAQARSDAEQRASQQRAAANAQEQSSLQSRASQIQAQQQQAAVELAPLPPASGPLGFPLPGGAVVTPFSASVPWTLISGPAGAQAVAAQGGNVLAVTNYASLGWVVLVEHSPVLATAYIGLDSPSVDVGARVAQGQALGTIGGSPVFGAGRMAFQVNRIAADNSRQAVPPTF; encoded by the coding sequence GTGCCCGCTGCCCACCCCACTTCACCTGTGCGCCGCTGGGCGGCTGGCCTGCTGACACTGGGCCTGCTGGCGGGCAGCCTGGTCATGGCCCAGCAACCGTCTCAGCAACCGGCCCAATCCAAACCGACGCCAGCCAAAGCAGTCCCGGCCAAACCAGTCCAATCCAAACCGGCAGCGGTCAAACCGACTTCGCCCAAGCCCGTCCAGCCCAAACTGACCAGCACCAGTTCAGCCCAGTCGAGTTCAGGACAGTCGAGTTCAGGCCTGGCCAGCCCAGCCCAGCTCAGTCCGCCGCCACCGCCGACCAGCGTGCCCGACCCTTACAACCTGGGCCTGTCCACCACCAGCCAGAAATTGCAGCAGCTTCAGCAGCAGCTCAGCTCGCAACAGCAGCTCAGCACCGCCCAGTTGGCTCAACTCACCACCCTGCGACAAAATATCGCTTCGTTGAGCGCCCAGCAAAAAGACGTGCTGGGCCAGATCGACACGCTGGAAAACCGCATTGCGGCGCTGCAAAACCAGAAACTCAAGCTGGAGCAGTCCATCCGGGGCGCGCTGGCCGATCTGGAGCAGACCAGAGGCCAGGTGGCGCGCACCTCCGAGCGCGTCACGCGCCTGCAAGCTGATGTGCGCCAGCTTCTCGAACTGCTCTACCGCGAACGCAGCGGCCAGTACCTGCGGCTGATCAATCAAGCCAGCAGCCTGTCGGATCTGGTGATTCGCAGCCGCTACGCCAACATGGGCGGCGAGCACAACGTGGCCGTGATCGAGGACCTCAGAACCCAGCGGCGAAGCCTCCAGACCCAGCAGGCCCAGCAGAGCGCCCAGACTGCCCAGCTTCAGGACCTGCGCAGCCAGCAACTCGCCCAGCTCGCCAGGCTGCGTGACGCCCGCAGCCGCCAGCAGGCACTGGTGGCCCGACTCGAAAAGACCCAGGCAGGCAAGCAGGCGCTGGCGCTACAAACCCAGGCCCAGCAAGCCCTCACCGCCCAGAGCATCAACGATCTGGTGGGCGGCATCGTCTCCGAGCGCAGCCGCATCGAGGCCGAGCGGCGGCAGCGTATCGAGGCCGAGCGGGTGCGCCGAGCCGAGGAACTGCGCCGTATTCTGGAAGCCCAGGCGCGCGCCCGCCAGGAAGCAGCCCGGTTGGCGGCCCTGCGCGAGGCCCAGCGTCAGGAGGCGCTGCGTCAGGCCGCGCTGCAACGTGCCCAGGCCCAGGCTGCCGCTGCCGCGCAGGCGCAGGCCCGCTCTGACGCCGAGCAGCGCGCCAGCCAGCAGCGGGCCGCCGCCAACGCCCAGGAACAGAGCAGCTTGCAGTCGCGGGCCAGCCAGATCCAGGCCCAGCAGCAGCAGGCCGCCGTCGAGCTTGCGCCGCTGCCACCTGCCAGTGGGCCGCTCGGCTTTCCGCTGCCCGGCGGCGCGGTGGTCACACCATTCTCGGCCTCGGTGCCCTGGACCCTGATCAGTGGCCCGGCAGGCGCGCAGGCGGTGGCGGCCCAGGGCGGCAACGTGCTGGCCGTCACCAATTACGCCAGTCTCGGCTGGGTGGTGCTGGTCGAGCACAGCCCGGTGCTGGCGACGGCCTATATCGGTCTGGACTCGCCCAGCGTGGACGTGGGCGCGCGGGTGGCGCAGGGCCAGGCGCTCGGCACCATCGGCGGCTCCCCGGTGTTCGGCGCGGGCCGGATGGCCTTTCAGGTGAACCGCATCGCCGCCGACAACAGCCGTCAGGCGGTGCCGCCGACCTTCTGA
- a CDS encoding cell division protein FtsX: MNFHFREAMLQMRGNFTATFSTLITMTLTLLMLGFVVLLTLNVDRTLSQLESQVEIAAFLSDNADTQALTRTVRDQPQVTEVKLVGKAQVLSEMSRDYPYAEEAATLAGNPFPDTLRLRVARVEDSRAVAQLVRKLPGVTDVEYGAGYVDQTVRTLSTVRGAGYALVGLLLVGTLFNILSAVRVAIYARRNEISVMRLLGATRAFIRAPHLIEGVLLGLLAGLIASGILAPSYLELSLRVQELVPVLPIITDLATISPVLVGLLLLGVLVGLVGSLFATRRYLRELE, encoded by the coding sequence GTGAACTTTCATTTCCGCGAGGCGATGCTGCAAATGCGCGGCAATTTCACCGCGACCTTTTCCACCCTGATCACCATGACGCTGACCCTGCTGATGCTGGGCTTCGTGGTGCTGCTGACCCTCAATGTGGACCGTACCCTCTCGCAGCTCGAATCGCAGGTCGAGATCGCCGCCTTCCTGAGTGACAATGCCGATACCCAGGCGCTGACCCGGACGGTGCGCGACCAGCCGCAGGTCACCGAGGTCAAGCTGGTGGGCAAGGCGCAGGTGCTGAGCGAGATGAGCCGCGACTACCCTTACGCCGAGGAAGCGGCGACGCTGGCAGGTAATCCCTTTCCCGATACTCTGCGGCTGCGGGTGGCGCGGGTGGAAGACTCGCGGGCGGTGGCCCAGCTGGTCCGCAAGCTGCCGGGCGTCACTGATGTGGAGTACGGCGCGGGCTACGTCGACCAGACAGTCAGAACACTCAGCACCGTGCGTGGGGCCGGGTACGCGCTGGTGGGGCTGCTGCTCGTCGGCACCCTCTTTAACATTCTCAGCGCGGTGCGGGTCGCCATCTACGCCCGGCGCAACGAGATCAGCGTGATGCGCCTGCTGGGAGCCACACGGGCCTTTATCCGTGCGCCGCACCTGATCGAGGGGGTGCTGCTGGGCCTGCTGGCCGGGCTGATCGCCTCGGGCATCCTGGCTCCCAGCTACCTGGAACTCTCGCTGCGGGTGCAGGAACTCGTGCCGGTGTTGCCGATCATCACCGACCTCGCCACCATCTCGCCCGTTTTGGTGGGACTGTTGTTGCTGGGCGTGCTGGTGGGGCTGGTGGGCAGCCTGTTCGCCACCCGGCGCTACCTGCGGGAACTGGAGTAA